The DNA region TCTCCTTTTGAGGAAGCATCATCATGTGTCTCAAAACACAACACATAGTTGAAGTAGAGGCAGACATTCAAACGGAGGTCGCCTCCGTTCAAACAAGTGCAGTTGCTGAATCTCACTCCACTGATCAAGAAAGAAAACTGATGCAGTCATGGGACGATATGGTAGAAAAAAGCTTAAGAAACTTCGGGTGGATGGAGTTCCTGCAAGCTGTGCTCGTGGCCGTCGCAATGTTCTTTGATGCACAACAATCCTTCATCAGCATCTACACAGACAACTACCCCACATGGCATTGTACAAACCACACCATGTGCTCCTCTTCCTCTGACATTTGCAAAATCCCCAAATCCTCTTGGTCATGGGACTCACACCCTTCCATGACCATCATATCCCATTGGAGCCTTGAATGCGCTAGCACCTTTGTCACCGGTTTACCCCAGTCTTCCTTCTTCATAGGAGGCCTTCTGGGATCCTCTATTCTCGCAGCCTTAGCTGATTCATCAGTGGGGAGAAAAAACATGCTTGTTCTCTCTTGTGTTTTAATGTCAATCACCTCCACACTCATCATCTTCTCCCCCAACATATGGGTCTACTCTGCCTTGAAGTTCTTGATCGGCTTCTGGCGTTCGTCCATTGGGACCTCTGTCTTGGTTTTGCTCACGGAGAATGTGAGTGTAGAGTGGAGATTCAGCGTGGGGACTGTGGAGTATTTCACCTTCACGATTGGATACATGTCTCTTTCAGGTATAGCTTATGCCACCAAAAGTCTCTCTTGGAGATTTCTTTACCTCTACACTTCACTCCCTGCTCTGTTATACTCTATTCTTGCTTATCTCTTCATAAACGAATCCCCCAAGTGGCTTCTCATGCACGGTCGAGTCAAAGAAGCCATGAGAATTCTTAAAGGAGTATCCTTACCTGAAAACGATGCTAATTACCTCACAAGcttcaaaacaaaagaaaatgtttcattttttcaactttaCTCTTCAATAGTAGAGTTGTTCAAGAGACGTTGGGCTCTTACGAGAATGGTGGCGACCATGGTACTTGGAATTGGTGTTGGGTCGGTGTATTTTGCCTTGGCCTTAGCGGTGGAAAACATGGGATTTAACATTTATTTGGCTGTGGTTTTCAGTGCTCTGATGGAAATCCCTTCTTGCATAGTTGCCTATTTCTTGGAAAACTTCAGAAGAAAGCCATCTATTATTGTTTTCTCGCTATTGTGTGGGATATGTTGCCTGTTGTGTGTTGCCATTGGTGATAAGGCACCAGAAGCCAAAGTGGGGCTAGCAATAGTAGCCTTTTTTGGTGCTTGTGTAGCCTATTTTGTCTTCGTCATTTACATCATTGAGTTGTTTCCCACATGTGTAAGGTTCACTACAACATCATTGGTGAGACAAGCTATTACATTCGGTTGCATTTTCTGTCCATTTTTTATATCTGCTGGGAggaaaaataacatttattctTATGGGGTGTTCGGGCTTGTCATAATGTGCTCCAATTTGACATTGTTTGGCTTGCCAGAGACCATGGGGATAGTACTCTGTGACACCATGAATCAACAGGAGGAAAAGGAAACGTACTTGAGTAAACCGAAGACCAAACAAGTCGCTATTTGTGAGGCCATGGATCtacaagaggaaaaaggagaCTTTTTTTTATTGACGTAGAGTAAATATGAGACTTGTCTGTGTGAGGCACAGACAAGTTCATCCAAACTCATTGATGTTTGTCTGTCACCTGCTAATAatcataatataataataataattcacTTGAAGTTTCCATTAAAAcaatattagttattaatagttttttatattattcattaaattaattattagcGGTAAAATTCTTCAAATTCTCATGGTTAAAATTGAATATTAACACTAATTGGAAACGATggctttttttttaactcaaaaaataaaaatcgtCGTTTCCAATTGGTGTTAATATTCAATTTTAACGATGAGAATTTGAAATTTTACCACTAAAAAGTTGGTGATATGTCAaagtttaattattaatcataacATGAGGAattctttttaataataataatagtaaataaatattaatattattaacatcaataacaatattaattatttattattaatattttaaactgattactaattgtaaaaaaaattcaatttctcttatttagaaaatattaataatatgtaatttaaattatttatcacAAGCTCAgaactttaaaataaaaataattattttcatatattacAAATTTATTAAGTATTAAAAATCAGTATATCAATCAATccgtatcaatatcaatcaatataagtATAATTGACTTGGTATGTAtgtacattaataacaatattgagtagttattaataatataaagtaattatattaattactaattgtaaaaaaaattcaatttctcatatttaaaaataataatcaatattggtaaaataattaatataagtaaaaatgaaaattttaagcCATCCTCTTGTAAAACAAATTGTGCAAAACTCTAATAACAATAAATATGATCACTTGATTAAGGGCACTCACCACCACTTTATATAATACAGTTCTTGTCCCCGAAGGATatctcaagtggtaagagctagggacataaggatTGCGTGGGgtgagggtgaagggtcccgggttcgaacccggaagagggattaatttactaatatttctaacaactaacatttgcctataaaaaaatatataatacagtacttatatataaaagactatGAAACCAGTGCAACTTGTCAACAGCAAAACAGATAAATCTTCTAAAGGAAGAATGTCAACAGCAAAGTCAAGTGCTATGCAATCACATGATACTCTACAGAGCACTTTGACCAACGAAATCAGTGCAACATGTCAAcaacaaagtttcatccttcTCTCTCATTAAAGGGTTGATGAAATGAAGCAAAGCTTATTGTCTACGCCTACAAGCATTTATCCAATATAGACAAACTAGACAATTCATTTCTTAAGAAGAGTGAAGAAGAATTCGGTCAAAGCTAGAAGCCTCAACTACTGAATGACCAACATAAGAAAGGAATAAAGCATGCGCTAAACAGATTAATCTTCTAAATGAAGAATGGCTGAAGAAAGAGCATCGTCTGAAGACAAACAAAGTAAGCAGAGCTTCAGAAGCAACCAATGTCTATCATGATATGAATACCGCTGTGCCAAGAAAAAACATGAAGATATGAGCTCATGAGAATCGATCATGTGAAGAAAGGTCATCGTCTGAAGAACTAAAGAATAATGAATGGTCAAAGCTGAAAATCTAAACTACTAGGTGACCACCAGACGAAAGGTATGAAGCATGCGCCACACCGACAAATCTTCGAAAAGAAGAATGACTGAAGAAAGAGCCTCGTCTGAGATAAACCGAGCAAGCAGAGCTTCAAGGGCAACTAATGTTTATCATCGTATGAAGACTGCTATGTCAAGAGAGAAGCATGATGATATGAGGCCAATTGAAGAATCATCTAAATGACAGTCAATCATGTGAAGAAAGGTCGTCGTCTGAAGAactgaagaagaatgaagacaaCAGAAGTAGAAGATCATCTGAAGAAGAATCAAGGTCTAACTCAAGCAAGCTACAAAGTCAAATCAAGCAAACTTCCCATTGAAGATAAACCCGATAAATCTTTGTGTAGAAGATTCAAGTTGAAAATCAAATATCTGACACAATGCTATGATAAAGAGAAAAGCTCTGTGGCGTCACTATCAGATTTTCATATCTCTACATCAACACATAGAAACTCAGACCTATGTTACCTGCTACATGACAGATAACATCTTTAAGACATAAGTTCTCAATCAAACTGTACCACGCTCTAATGCAAGTACCTTTTGTACAGTTTGATCCAACGGCTAGAAGTTTTGTGAACTAGAAGCTCCAACGGGCTGCAACAGCTATATTTCACTCACAGAAGATTCAGAATTATAAATGGAAGAAGTGAAGACTTGAAGAGGTAGTGCTTATGCTAACAAAGATTGAGCTTTATGCCTGGACAGGCAGAGGCAAAAGAATATTCATTATGCCTAGAGAGGCATGTACAAGAATAATTGTTGGGAGGAGTTCTATCTAATACTCAATGCGTGGAGAGGCAGTGCTGAAAGAATACTCGCTAATGCCTAGAGAGGCAGTgggaaaataatacttgtatttTCCTGGAGAGGCAGTGGCAAAAGAATACTCGTTATTCCTGGAGAGACATGTACAAGAATACTCGTTGGGAGAAGTCATGtcgaatacttgtaaggagaagtccttgatacttgagcttagtgaaatcttggtgtGTTCAAGGACAGGATGTAGCCCTATTGTTCtgggggtgaaccaggataaaaatgtTCGTGTGCATTGTCTACTGTTCTGATCAACTTCAAGTTCGTGACTTATTTATAAACATAATTCAATGCAAGCTATTAACACATTTCATAAACTAAAAAAAGAGTTTACTTGCATTGCAAGACCTTTTAAGAATGAAAAAATGTTTCCCAAGGAGAATTTTATTCAAGggttttgagaaaaaaaaaagatgaaactTGATGAGACTCTGTTACTCGGAGCGGATTGCAACCATCGTGGAGTAAAGTTCAGCCACTTGGAGTGGATTGCAACCATCGGTGACTTGGCAATCAGACCCCAAGCGGGTGATTCCGCTGCGACTACTTTGAGTGATAAACGCAAACACTAGAGAGTGTTTCCGTTTTTATGGCTAACCATGAATTCATATCATGCATGCATACATTTTTACATGATGATGGAgtgtgttggaacatgttgtcgtgcattttgtcaaaacaaccgattgtcgaagcagatgccgtggcatctaatctcgtgaagctagggcatcagtcctcagcttgtgtttctgttgtgggccctctgaagatatgtttttgagttacttgaggagcaagtagctattccagaagggtttatttgttgggttgttatttgttgaaacaatctttgttaaaagattggtttctatctttacttgtgcaataagaaaccgaatctatcaagattgcgttttgaattattgttactgcaatctgtttcttcagcccgtgccaaccctaaagcccatgctaccgctgctgaagtctgcAAAtgggatgaagacctaaaacatgatggtgtcgaagctgatagagagagatcgagtgttttaggatttgttaattgtgctttgtcctttgttggttgtgaatccgtctttgctcactgattctataaagcaaagagagattctgtgtgtttgattgcgttcaaactctacttgttcattgtgttaaccaatcactgtggcagtgattgagagaaagtgagaggggctctcatacttaggttgagattctaagtagaaatacactgggtagattaggaagtgaactatgaactgagttgttcatgagtgtctgtaattcctgaatcttgagatagtggatttcctttctttgggtgcaaaccctccagacgtaggtgaaagttttcactgaactgggttaacaattactgtgtgttattgtttctgctgttaagttttgttttactgtaaagcagttgtcgaacctctcgtcccagcatcgtgcaggacaatcggatcagagggaacctgaatttacaattggtatcagagcaggcaccctgttctggttgggtgagctccagggagtttgattcaagttctcatggataacaaggagggaggatcagtcaataggccacccattctggatggtactaactatgactactggaaggttcgcatgacagcctttctcaaatcaattgacaacaagacttggaaagctattgtcaagggttggaagcaccccactaaggctgaggttgaaggcacctctactactgttgtggaaaaacctgaagaagaatggaccagtgttgaagatgaagctgctcttggaaattcaaaggctctaaatgctatctttaatggagttgacaagaatatgtttaggctgatcaatatgtgtactgtggcaaaggatgcttgggaaattctgaaaactgcacatgaaggaactactcgagtaaggatgtcaaggcttcagatgcttactactcaatttgaaaatttgatgatgactgaagaagagactatttcagaattccacatgcgtgtccgtgacttgtctaatgcttcatttgctttgggagaacctatgtcagatgagaagcttgtaaggaagatcttgagatctcttcctcagaagtttgctatgaaagtcactgcaattgaggaggctcaagacatcgagaacatgaaggttgatgaacttattggctctttgcagacatttgagttgaaactgagtggaaaatctgagaagaagaataagagtattgcttttgtgtcaaacactgatgaaggtgatgatgaagattgtgagggtgaaaatctttcagaggctctggccatgctagcaagaaaattcaacagagcattgagaaaaattgacaaaagaaccaggcctaatgtccaggacatgaagttcgataacaaacccaagccttctaattcacagaggaagaccaaagaagaagaaagatctggtcagaataaaggagtgcagtgtcatgaatgtgaaggatatggtcatatcaggtctgaatgcgccacctatctaaagaagcagaagaaaggtatgatggtaacttggtcagatgaagacactgaagatgaggaggaaatatctgcaaacaaagtcaatgctttctctggaaccatctatgagtctgatacaagtgatgaggacattacagatgaggaactggctgagacttacaagctgctacacatcaagtgggaagaagcatgtaaacttgtgagagaaaagcaaagtgagatagaacaacttgtttaTCAGAATGAAAga from Lotus japonicus ecotype B-129 chromosome 2, LjGifu_v1.2 includes:
- the LOC130735164 gene encoding organic cation/carnitine transporter 3-like — translated: MCLKTQHIVEVEADIQTEVASVQTSAVAESHSTDQERKLMQSWDDMVEKSLRNFGWMEFLQAVLVAVAMFFDAQQSFISIYTDNYPTWHCTNHTMCSSSSDICKIPKSSWSWDSHPSMTIISHWSLECASTFVTGLPQSSFFIGGLLGSSILAALADSSVGRKNMLVLSCVLMSITSTLIIFSPNIWVYSALKFLIGFWRSSIGTSVLVLLTENVSVEWRFSVGTVEYFTFTIGYMSLSGIAYATKSLSWRFLYLYTSLPALLYSILAYLFINESPKWLLMHGRVKEAMRILKGVSLPENDANYLTSFKTKENVSFFQLYSSIVELFKRRWALTRMVATMVLGIGVGSVYFALALAVENMGFNIYLAVVFSALMEIPSCIVAYFLENFRRKPSIIVFSLLCGICCLLCVAIGDKAPEAKVGLAIVAFFGACVAYFVFVIYIIELFPTCVRFTTTSLVRQAITFGCIFCPFFISAGRKNNIYSYGVFGLVIMCSNLTLFGLPETMGIVLCDTMNQQEEKETYLSKPKTKQVAICEAMDLQEEKGDFFLLT